A genomic stretch from Fusarium musae strain F31 chromosome 9, whole genome shotgun sequence includes:
- the SAT14 gene encoding putative O-acetyltransferase sat14: protein MSAPKGTFSALQAGETVVKLPHPYQTEFAIEKVSAQPDTNAPAYKLVQKAPRSGKRLPFDLYNDGLVFSDPIDLKSSELPPQSNNSLWARARRSPCVTVHWAGTEAPGLGQVWLLAYALFTLRTTVESYRLEFHGAGAAILGQQLTAVSLAIDHPLKGREKRQTSNKTDESLVLVLRGTFWQGAGSPFGPRPVWCPEESPSSLPASTPLGSFPLTPLHNTTTITVAGDPDDPERVQQSWHPARPAKPAPGAIVYSRWIPHLNETFSMVSVDYNDTEHVRLFHEWQNDPRVSQGWSQTGTLEQHQEYLRQVHDDPHVIALLAKWDDIHFAYFEVYWAKEDRLGGYFNAGDFDRGRHSLVGDVRFRGPHRVSAWWSSLMHYLYLDDPRTMYVVGESQETNTTIVMYDFVHGSGLDKLVDLPHQRSAFVRSSRERFFQLCPLADNEKVVAGTKLGLVPKL, encoded by the exons ATGTCAGCGCCAAAAGGAACGTTCTCAGCCCTCCAAGCTGGCGAAACTGTCGTCAAGCTTCCTCATCCCTACCAGACCGAGTTTGCGATTGAAAAGGTCTCGGCACAACCTGACACGAATGCGCCAGCCTATAAACTTGTCCAGAAAGCTCCTAGATCTGGCAAGCGTTTGCCATTTGATCTTTACAACGATGGCCTTGTCTTCTCAGACCCAATTGATCTGAAGTCGAGTGAGCTTCCACCTCAATCCAACAACAGTCTTTGGGCTCGGGCACGCCGTTCGCCATGTGTCACCGTTCATTGGGCTGGCACCGAGGCGCCAGGCTTGGGTCAAGTCTGGCTGCTTGCATATGCACTTTTCACTTTGAGAACAACAGTGGAATCATATCGACTAGAATTCCATGGAGCTGGGGCCGCTATTCTGGGCCAACAACTCACAGCAGTGTCGCTTGCCATTGACCACCCTCTCAAGGGCCGAGAGAAGCGCCAAACTTCCAACAAGACTGACGAGAGCCTCGTCCTTGTCTTGCGAGGCACCTTTTGGCAAGGTGCTGGATCGCCATTTGGACCTCGACCTGTTTGGTGCCCGGAAGaatcgccttcttctctgcccGCCTCGACCCCTCTTGGATCATTTCCTTTGACTCCTCTACACAACACAACGACAATCACAGTCGCTGGAGATCCTGATGATCCCGAGAGAGTTCAGCAGTCATGGCACCCAGCCAGACCAGCCAAGCCCGCGCCTGGGGCTATTGTTTACAGCCGATGGATTCCTCATCTCAATGAGACCTTCTCCATGGTATCAGTCGACTATAATGATACCGAGCACGTACGGCTCTTTCATGAATGGCAGAATGATCCTCGTGTTTCCCAAGGATGGAGCCAGACTGGAACGTTGGAGCAACACCAGGAGTATTTGCGTCAGGTGCATGACGATCCGCATGTGATTGCGCTTCTAGCAAAGTGGGATGATATCCACTTTGCGTATTTCGAGGTCTATTGGGCCAAG GAGGACCGGCTGGGTGGCTACTTCAACGCTGGTGACTTCGATCGCGGTCGACATTCCCTTGTAGGTGACGTGCGATTCCGCGGGCCACACCGTGTGTCGGCGTGGTGGAGCAGCTTGATGCACTACCTCTATCTCGACGACCCGCGTACTATGtatgttgttggtgagtCTCAGGAGACCAACACAACTATTGTTATGTATGACTTCGTGCATGGATCAGGCCTAGACAAACTTGTCGATCTGCCGCATCAGCGCAGCGCTTTCGTCCGATCGTCGCGAGAGCGCTTCTTCCAGCTGTGCCCATTGGCGGACAACGAGAAGGTTGTTGCTGGCACAAAGCTTGGTCTTGTGCCTAAGCTATGA
- a CDS encoding hypothetical protein (EggNog:ENOG41) produces MGSLPESSNAVRVLILGGCYGGLSAAVNLLDLSQGYSPRMNSEPYIHHPDVPRFNIDITIVDERDGYYHLIGSPLALADSNFSKKNWVKYSDIPGLKDPSINIIQGSVTSVDPATKKATISAHLTEDKSTLEYDYLVSATGLRRVWPVVPQSKTRKQYLLEAENHISSVHNAKYGVVVVGGGAVGIEMAAELKMVKPHLKVTLVHSRDKLLSSEGLPDETKDVALQLLREAGVEVLMNHRLATNNKVETTDASEKYEIEFTNGHKMFASEVIMAISRSVPTSTYLPTSALDTDGLVKIKPNLQFQDGTPNAESHYAAGDITNWPGIKRCGGAMHHGHYVAQNIHQSILSQRAGHTPEFKELVVYPPVIGLAVGKKAVASSPDTGTVYGEEVAQSCFRDDLGWTICWNYMQLGGRKTDEAKA; encoded by the exons ATGGGCTCGCTCCCCGAATCATCCAACGCCGTGCGCGTTCTCATACTTGGGGGTTGCTATGGTGGTCTATCTGCTGCTGTTAACTTGCTTGATCTGAGCCAAGGATACTCTCCCCGCATGAATTCCGAGCCATACATCCACCATCCTGATGTTCCTCGCTTTAACATTGATATCACTATCGTCGATGAGAGAGATGGCTACT ACCATTTGATCGGCTCCCCGTTGGCTCTTGCCGAttccaacttctccaagaagaacTGGGTCAAGTACTCTGATATCCCTGGCCTCAAAGAtcccagcatcaacatcatccaagGCTCTGTCACCAGTGTCGACCCTGCAACCAAGAAGGCGACCATCTCTGCTCACCTCACCGAGGACAAGAGTACCCTTGAGTATGACTACCTCGTCTCTGCTACTGGTCTACGTCGCGTCTGGCCGGTTGTGCCTCAGTCCAAGACACGAAAGCAATATCtccttgaagctgagaacCACATCAGCTCTGTTCATAATGCTAAGTATGGCGTCGTGGTCGTTGGTGGAGGCGCTGTTGGCATCGAGATGGCTGCAGAGCTGAAAATGGTGAAGCCTCACCTCAAGGTGACTCTCGTTCACTCGCGTGACAAGCTCCTTTCTTCAGAAGGTCTTCCTGACGAGACCAAGGATGTGGCTCTTCAGTTACTCCGtgaggctggtgttgaggttctCATGAACCATCGTCTAGCTACAAACAACAAGGTCGAGACGACCGACGCGAGTGAGAAGTATGAGATTGAGTTTACCAACGGCCATAAGATGTTCGCAAGCGAGGTTATCATGGCAATTTCCAGGAGTGTTCCAACCTCAACATACTTGCCGACATCTGCCCTCGATACGGAtggtcttgtcaagatcaagcccAA TCTGCAGTTCCAGGACGGCACACCCAACGCCGAGTCGCACTATGCTGCTGGCGATATCACTAACTGGCCTGGTATCAAGCGGTGTGGCGGTGCCATGCATCACGGCCACTACGTAGCACAGAACATCCATCAAAGCATCCTCAGCCAACGAGCAGGTCATACCCCAGAGTTCAAGGAGCTTGTGGTATACCCTCCTGTGATTGGGCTCGCAGTTGGAAAGAAGGCGGTGGCATCGAGCCCTGACACAGGCACTGTTTATGGCGAGGAAGTTGCTCAGTCTTGCTTCCGAGATGATCTTGGTTGGACGA TTTGCTGGAACTACATGCAGCTCGGTGGACGCAAGACTGACGAGGCTAAGGCTTAA
- a CDS encoding hypothetical protein (EggNog:ENOG41): MASASPEHDNAATSSKSASEPTPHDSEKTDPATTETSIHALNSLRSFFIYFQLLFYANPSWVDILLLVVGTLAASGAGAPFPLMGIIFGQLVNDLNTASCDDGEIASQYSPKELQDSINKKVVMITWIGVISFALIYTYIVSWSIFSRRLENRIRDRYFMSILLQDATFFDKRQAGEITSRLNVDIQAIQSGTSEKVGIIIGCTSFFVSSYVVAFIKNTTLAGILVSLVPAFMLLATVGSMFTAKFATAMSEKIASASSIASEVLANIPVVQAFGAGPRLEVIFAERMKGARKQGINKAFVAAIQAGMLYFIAYSANALAFWQGSTQIASMVQGNGGASVGDIYTVILLLVDACVVLGGIAPLLPLVGAAVGSFEKLREDMDSPAHIDTGSDKGEKLSSVEGTVSFRNVSFAYASRPHHSVLKNVSFDCPAGKHTALVGLSGSGKSTVAGLTSRIYDPAEGTVLLDGHDLKDLNVKSLRSHMSLVQQEPSLLDRSIVENIALGILNSPQPEHERFKATILGTGLTELAAKLRRGEGLTTAAQGFGQDMVDLVHRVQEAARLADAAGFVNRLEYGYGTLVGTGGKLVSGGQRQRLALARALIRDPKILILDEATASLDSASEHRIQMAIESIAKNRTVIAIAHRLSTIKNADNIIVMNSGEIIEQGNHLELMALNGSYASMVRLQTVDSEDAGSTTSTVRTDSIHSEKDSITDLKTKDIEQEVVEDSKEEDAKQKEQASEGDAALDSNKSAWTVMRTISGMVRPYLPLVIVCLFAATIVGLTFSSSGLIFGYTIDNISPCNPVEDIRWAGRFFGGMWFLIACVELLANTTSWTGFGMVAEKLLYKIRVLCFRSLYEQDLDWHQSEGRTPTALLSVITTDAATVGGFSGSIVGTIFSIVVNFLVAIILSHILAWKIAIVCLVIVPILLGCGIMQLRSLSKFERRHAGAFSGAVGIANEAVNSFKTIASLSIEEEVMSSYRRALRAPRKEITLASMYANLWLSLANSTGNLIYAFAYWWGSTRITAGEASQREFFIILICMLVSAQLWGQMFSLAPEVSRARAAASRILSLINLGSSQSDAKKGKLTLTIENAEKDIEACADAPVKSNGSKGATIVFRDVKFSYPARPHIQILTGMSFTISAGQFVGLVGPSGAGKSTIMSLVQRMYRPSSGTVEINGNDVCAREGTEFRNDIAVVPQDCALFDGTIRFNVSLGSTPNHEPTDEEIHEACKLANIHDIIMELPNGYDTECGPNGSRLSGGQRQRLAIARALVRRPKLLLLDESTSALDAESERALQEGLERVARGITVIAITHRLHTVRKADVIFMIEGGKVVEKGRHEELVERSETYRTNAVQQMLGN; encoded by the exons atggcttcagcttcacCTGAGCACGACAATGCCGCGACTAGCAGTAAATCTGCTAGCGAGCCTACACCTCATGACTCTGAAAAGACAGACCCTGCTACAACAGAAACGTCGATACATGCGCTCAAT AGTCTACGCTCGTTCTTTATCTACTTCCAGCTCCTCTTCTACGCCAATCCATCATGGGtcgatatcctcctcctcgttgtCGGAACTCTTGCAGCCTCAGGGGCCGGAGCACCGTTTCCTCTAATGGGAATCATCTTTGGTCAACTCGTCAACGACCTTAATACTGCGTCATGCGATGATGGAGAAATCGCATCACAATATTCGCCCAAGGAACTTCAGGACAGCATCAACAAAAAGGTTGTCATGATCACATGGATCGGCGTGATCAGCTTTGCACTCATCTACACATACATCGTGTCATGGTCAATCTTTAGTCGTCGTCTTGAGAATCGTATTCGCGATCGTTACTTTATGAGTATTCTCCTGCAAGACGCTACTTTCTTTGACAAGAGACAGGCTGGAGAGATCACATCTCGTCTCAATGTTGATATACAAGCTATTCAGTCAGGAACTTCTGAGAAGGTGGGCATCATTATAGGATGTACGTCTTTCTTTGTATCGTCGTATGTGGTCgccttcatcaagaacaccaCACTCGCTGGAATTCTTGTGTCTCTCGTGCCTGCTTTCATGCTGCTTGCTACAGTGGGTAGCATGTTCACCGCAAAGTTTGCGACTGCAATGTCTGAGAAGATCGCCTCTGCTTCCTCGATCGCCTCAGAGGTTCTTGCGAATATCCCGGTTGTCCAGGCGTTTGGGGCGGGTCCGCGACTAGAGGTCATTTTTGCTGAGAGGATGAAGGGGGCTCGAAAGCAAGGTATCAACAAAGCTTTTGTTGCTGCTATTCAAGCTGGAATGCTTTATTTCATTGCTTACTCTGCAAATGCCCTTGCTTTCTGGCAGGGTAGCACACAAATAGCGAGCATGGTTCAGGGTAATGGCGGTGCATCTGTCGGTGACATCTATACCGTCATTCTCCTGCTGGTTGATG CCTGTGTTGTTTTGGGTGGTATCGCACCGCTGCTGCCCTTAGTTGGAGCTGCTGTTGGGTCGTTTGAAAAACTCCGTGAAGACATGGACAGCCCTGCACATATCGATACTGGGTCCGACAAAGGAGAGAAGCTCTCCTCAGTCGAGGGAACTGTATCTTTCAGGAACGTCTCCTTTGCTTATGCCTCGCGGCCCCACCACTCCGTGCTCAAGAACGTCTCATTTGATTGTCCTGCTGGCAAACACACGGCGCTTGTTGGCTTGTCAGGGAGTGGCAAGTCAACTGTCGCTGGCCTTACATCCCGAATCTATGACCCTGCTGAAGGCACGGTTCTCTTAGATGGTCACGACCTCAAAGACTTGAATGTGAAAAGCTTGAGGAGTCATATGAGTCTTGTACAGCAAGAGCCATCTCTCCTGGATCGATCCATCGTTGAGAACATCGCCCTCGGTATCTTGAACTCCCCTCAGCCCGAGCATGAGCGATTTAAGGCTACTATTCTCGGCACTGGCCTTACTGAACTTGCTGCCAAGCTCCGACGGGGTGAAGGTCTTACTACTGCAGCTCAGGGATTTGGTCAGGATATGGTTGACCTCGTTCATCGTGTTCAGGAGGCTGCGCGTCTGGCGGACGCGGCTGGTTTCGTGAACAGGCTTGAGTATGGTTACGGAACTCTGGTTGGTACAGGCGGGAAGCTTGTAAGTGGCGGCCAACGACAGCGTCTCGCACTCGCAAGAGCCCTCATTCGCGAccccaagatcttgatcctcGATGAAGCCACTGCTTCCCTTGACTCTGCAAGCGAACACCGTATCCAGATGGCCATCGAGTCTATCGCCAAAAACCGCACTGTCATTGCCATTGCTCACCGGTTGTCAACTATTAAGAACGCTGATAACATCATTGTCATGAATAGCGGTGAGATTATCGAGCAAGGAAACCATCTTGAGCTCATGGCCTTGAATGGATCATACGCTAGTATGGTCCGTTTGCAGACGGTCGACTCTGAAGATGCCGGCTCAACCACAAGCACCGTCCGCACTGATAGCATTCACTCGGAGAAGGATTCTATCACGGATCTCAAAACCAAGGACATTGAACAAGAGGTGGTAGAAGATtcaaaggaagaagatgccaagcAGAAAGAGCAGGCCTCCGAGGGAGACGCTGCTCTCGATTCCAACAAGTCCGCTTGGACTGTTATGAGAACCATTAGTGGAATGGTCCGACCATATCTCCCTCTCGTCATTGTCTGTCTCTTTGCTGCCACTATTGTTGGCCTcacattctcctcctctggTCTTATCTTCGGTTATACCATTGACAATATCAGCCCATGTAATCCGGTCGAAGACATTCGTTGGGCTGGTAGGTTCTTTGGAGGCATGTGGTTCCTGATCGCTTGTGTCGAGTTATTGGCCAATACGACAAGTTGGACTGGCTTCGGCATGGTAGCTGAGAAGTTGTTGTACAAAATCCGAGTCCTTTGCTTCCGCTCCCTTTATGAGCAAGACCTTGATTGGCATCAATCAGAGGGTCGGACACCAACCGCTTTGTTATCCGTCATCACAACAGATGCTGCTACAGTCGGCGGATTCAGTGGCTCTATCGTCGGTACAATATTCTCCATTGTGGTCAACTTCTTGGTCGCTATCATCCTCTCACATATACTTGCTTGGAAGATAGCCATCGTCTGCTTAGTTATCGTCCCTATCCTCCTTGGCTGCGGCATTATGCAGCTTCGATCTCTATCCAAGTTCGAGCGCCGACATGCCGGAGCTTTTTCTGGTGCAGTCGGCATCGCTAACGAAGCCGTTAACTCGTTCAAGACAATTGCCTCACTGTCTATCGAAGAAGAGGTCATGAGCTCGTATCGTCGTGCGCTCAGGGCACCTCGAAAGGAAATCACCCTTGCTTCCATGTATGCCAACTTGTGGCTTTCTCTGGCCAACAGCACTGGAAATCTGATCTACGCATTTGCCTACTGGTGGGGATCAACTCGCATTACTGCTGGCGAGGCAAGCCAGCGAgaattcttcatcattctcatctgcATGCTTGTCAGTGCACAGCTCTGGGGTCAAATGTTCAGTCTAGCCCCCGAGGTATCTCGTGCTAGAGCAGCCGCTTCCCGAATTCTGAGCTTGATCAACCTGGGATCCTCCCAGAGCGACGCTAAGAAGGGAAAGCTCACGCTCACTATTGAAAACGCCGAGAAAGATATTGAAGCATGTGCTGACGCGCCTGTCAAGAGTAACGGAAGCAAGGGGGCGACCATCGTCTTTAGGGATGTCAAATTCTCATATCCAGCTCGGCCTCACATCCAGATCCTCACAGGAATGTCTTTCACCATCTCTGCTGGCCAATTCGTTGGGCTTGTCGGTCCTTCAGGTGCTGGCAAGTCCACCATCATGTCGCTAGTACAACGCATGTACCGCCCCTCCAGCGGAACGGTTGAGATCAACGGCAACGATGTCTGTGCTCGGGAGGGCACCGAGTTCCGTAATGATATAGCGGTTGTTCCTCAGGACTGTGCACTCTTTGACGGGACAATACGATTCAATGTATCGCTAGGCTCAACTCCTAATCATGAACCAACAGATGAGGAGATCCATGAAGCCTGTAAGCTGGCCAACATCCATGATATAATCATGGAGCTACCCAACGGCTACGATACTGAGTGTGGTCCTAATGGCTCGCGTCTTTCTGGCGGGCAGCGCCAGCGTCTAGCCATCGCCCGTGCCCTTGTGCGTAGACCTAAattgctgcttcttgatgagagcACAAGTGCCCTCGATGCTGAGAGTGAGCGGGCTTTGCAAGAAGGACTTGAGAGGGTTGCACGTGGTATCACCGTGATCGCTATCACACATAGGCTTCACACGGTGCGCAAAGCCGATGTCATCTTTATGATTGAGGGAGGCAAGGTTGTTGAAAAGGGAAGACACGAGGAGTTGGTAGAGAGAAGTGAGACCTATCGCACAAATGCTGTGCAGCAGATGCTTGGTAACTGA
- a CDS encoding hypothetical protein (EggNog:ENOG41) yields the protein MIAFVQDLTWPYLSAHQSEQFELVDYPPIQARRDAQDREARRQAKRDDKRRWLEEQDEMKFSHSIQFNAVPDWSSHYIAYSNLKKLIYSLEKTAHQARGTTGDAESRPLINQEDAEEVFSRALGVELEKICSFYVAKEGELLEEAAQLLRDVGDEAEDAIADNRYLRRLSVSSAHRPDGRNGFRSRSPRSRSTDNEESASEEEDETTGLTTRRRSSGGRRRTLPNIHKPRSEDLNASSEFGRDMRRHSTTADENDDQALMFSSGMFSSGIMLKKRIIGLYVSLCELKSFIQLNRTGFAKVLKKFDKILDKELKGPYLRAHVETAYPFKDETKRVLEDNITKMEKAYAEIVTGGDEELARKDLRSHLREHVVWERNTVWRDLIGIERRAEAAGLGQALLGQERGNVTRRLQGDEAKAPRETQFRTPFGKITLPPWLASSSLWTLVACLTVFFLLLLLPIMEKPEQQNCLAMLVFVSLLWATETIPLFVTSLLIPFLSVVLNVVRDETPGKPQKRLDSKAATSAIFAAMWTPVIMLLLGGFTLAAALSKCTIDKRLATLVLSKAGTQPKTVLIANMFVAAFASMLISNVAAPVLCYSIIEPMLRTLPSDSNMSKAVIIGIALASNIGGMLSPIASPQNVVAMGIMQPAPTWLQWFFIVIPVGALSIVLIWLLLLVTFQPGKGTTIAPIRPVKEKFTGLQWFVTIVTISTIALWCASHQLEAEFGDMGVIAIIPIVLFFGIGLLTKEDFNNFPWTIIILAAGGLSLGKAVRSSGLLHTLAEIVSEKVEGMSLYGVLVVFSTLILVIATFISHTVAALIFLPLVFDVGVAMDQPHPNLLVMGGVLMCSAAMGLPTSGFPNMTAIMKEDPFGQRYLQVKHFISRGVPSSLITLVVVVTLGYGIMQVAGLD from the exons ATGATCGCTTTTGTCCAAGATCTAACCTGgccctaccttag CGCCCACCAGAGCGAGCAGTTCGAACTCGTCGATTATCCTCCCATCCAGGCTCGTCGAGACGCCCAAGATCGTGAAGCAAGAAGACAGGCCAAGCGAGACGATAAGCGCCGCTGGCTAGAAGAACAAGACGAGATGAAGTTCTCTCACAGTATTCAGTTCAATGCTGTTCCAGATTGGAGCAGCCATTACATTGCATACAGcaatctcaagaagct AATCTACAGCCTCGAAAAGACCGCACATCAGGCACGCGGAACCACTGGCGATGCCGAATCTCGACCTCTTATAAaccaagaagatgctgaagaggTCTTCTCTCGAGCTCTTGGTGTCGAGCTGGAAAAAATATGCTCATTCTACGTCGCCAAAGAGGGCGAGCTGCTCGAAGAAGCGGCGCAACTGCTACGCGACGTTGGCGATGAGGCCGAAGATGCCATTGCCGATAACCGTTACCTTCGCAGGCTCTCTGTTTCATCAGCCCACCGTCCTGATGGTCGCAACGGCTTCCGCTCAAGAAGCCCTCGGAGCCGCAGCACCGACAATGAAGAGAGCGCgagcgaggaggaagatgagactACTGGACTTACAACAAGGCGACGGAGCAGCGGAGGCCGCAGGCGCACACTTCCCAACATCCATAAGCCGCGTTCTGAAGATCTGAACGCTTCCTCCGAGTTCGGTCGCGATATGAGGAGGCACAGCACCACAGCCGACGAAAACGATGACCAAGCTCTCATGTTCTCTTCCGGCATGTTTTCGTCTGGTATCATGCTCAAGAAGCGCATTATCGGCCTCTATGTGTCACTCTGCGAACTCAAGTCGTTTATCCAGCTTAACCGTACCGGTTTTGCCAAGGTGCTCAAGAAATTTGACAAGATCCTTGATAAGGAACTCAAGGGTCCCTATCTACGAGCCCATGTCGAGACAGCCTACCCCTTTAAAGACGAGACGAAGCGTGTTCTCGAAGACAACATTaccaagatggagaaggctTATGCTGAGATAGTCACTGGCGGAGATGAGGAGCTCGCTCGCAAAGACCTTCGTTCGCATCTCAGAGAACATGTTGTTTGGGAGCGCAACACCGTGTGGCGAGATCTTATTGGTATCGAGCGCagagctgaagctgcagGCTTGGGACAAGCACTTCTCGGACAAGAAAGAGGGAATGTCACAAGGAGGCTGCAAGGCGACGAGGCCAAAGCCCCCCGAGAGACCCAGTTCCGCACACCCTTTGGCAAGATTACCTTGCCTCCATGGCTCGCTAGCTCGTCTCTTTGGACACTGGTTGCCTGTCTTACTGTGTTCTTCCTATTGCTTCTGCTCCCCATCATGGAGAAGCCCGAGCAACAGAACTGTCTGGCAATGCTTGTCTTTGTTAGTCTGTTATGGGCCACCGAG ACCATCCCCCTTTTTGTGACATCATTACTTATCCCGTTCCTCTCTGTTGTCTTGAACGTTGTTCGTGATGAGACACCAGGCAAGCCTCAAAAACGTCTCGACTCCAAGGCAGCCACATCTGCCATCTTTGCTGCCATGTGGACGCCTGTCATcatgcttcttctcggtggTTTTACTCTAGCAGCTGCTTTGTCCAAGTGTACTATTGACAAGCGACTGGCGACTCTTGTTCTTAGCAAGGCCGGCACTCAACCCAAGACTGTGTTGATTGCCAACATGTTTGTAGCTGCATTTGCGTCTATGTTGATTAGCAATGTCGCAGCTCCTGTTCTATGCTATTCTATCATTGAG CCAATGCTGCGAACATTGCCCTCTGATTCCAACATGTCGAAAGCTGTCATTATTGGTATCGCGCTCGCTTCCAATATTGGTGGGATGCTCTCACCCATCGCTTCTCCTCAGAACGTCGTGGCAATGGGCATCATGCAACCCGCGCCCACGTGGCTGCAGTGGTTCTTCATTGTCATTCCTGTTGGCGCTCTCTCGATTGTTCTGATctggctcctcctcctggttACCTTCCAGCCAGGTAAGGGTACCACGATCGCCCCTATTCGGCCTGTCAAGGAGAAGTTCACTGGGCTCCAATGGTTCGTTACTATCGTCACCATTTCTACCATTGCTTTGTGGTGTGCCAGCCACCAGCTAGAGGCCGAGTTTGGAGACATGGGTGTTATTGCTATCATTCCCATCGTGCTGTTCTTCGGTATCGGCTTGCTAACCAAAGAGGACTTCAATAATTTCCCTTggaccatcatcatccttgcaGCCGGTGGTTTGTCTCTGGGCAAAGCTGTACGCTCGTCTGGTCTGCTACATACCCTCGCTGAGATCGTCTCTGAGAAGGTGGAGGGCATGAGCCTGTACGGTGTCCTGGTTGTTTTCTCGACTCTGATCTTGGTTATCGCAACATTCATCAGCCACACAGTCGCTGCCCTTATCTTCCTGCCTCTTGTCTTTGACGTTGGTGTTGCTATGGACCAGCCTCACCCCAACCTGCTTGTCATGGGTGGAGTGCTCATGTGTAGTGCAGCCATGGGTCTGCCAACCAGTGGATTCCCCAACATGA CTGCTATCATGAAGGAAGACCCGTTCGGTCAGCGTTATTTACAGGTCAAGCATTTCATTAGCCGCGGTGTGCCCAGCAGTCTTATTACTCTTGTTGTGGTCGTGACTCTTGGTTATGGAATCATGCAAGTCGCGGGACTTGACTAA